The Algoriphagus halophilus sequence TTATTGAAGTAGGCAAAGTGATCACCATTATAAAAATTGAAAACAATCAAATTTTAGTTAAATAACATGGATCCAAATAGCTCATTGTTTATCCTGGTTGCTGCGGTAGCAGGAATCATTTTACTTTTCATCTTTCTTTATTTTGTACCGGTTAATCTTTGGATTACTGCTCAGTTCTCCAACGTTCGAGTGGGGTTACTAGAGCTAGTTGGAATGAGAATTAGAAAAGTACCACCAAGTGTAGTGGTGAATTCTTTGATTACTGCAACGAAAGCCGGTCTGGAACTTACCACCAATGATTTGGAAACGCATTTCTTAGCCGGCGGGAATGTGCCAAATGTCATAAGAGCCTTAATTTCCGCGGATAAAGCCAATATCAATCTATCTTTTAAACAGGCAACCGCGATTGACTTGGCTGGAAGGGATGTTTTCGAAGCCGTTCAGATTTCCGTGAATCCCAAAGTGATCAATACTCCAAATGTAGCTGCTGTGGCTGCAGATGGGATTCAACTGATCGCAAAAGCAAGGGTGACTGTTCGTGCCAATATTGCGCAATTGGTAGGTGGTGCAGGAGAGGAGACCATTTTGGCAAGGGTAGGGGAAGGGATTGTAACTTCCATAGGATCTGCCTCCAATCATAAAAGTGTATTGGAAAATCCTGATAAAATTTCCAAGCTGGTTTTAGAGAGAGGTTTGGATGCAGGAACCGCCTTTGAAATCCTTTCCATTGATATTGCTGATATTGACGTAGGAACCAACATTGGGGCGAAACTTCAAATCGATCAGGCATCTGCAGACTTAAAGGTAGCGGAAGCAAAAGCAGAAGAAAGAAGAGCTATGGCGGTAGCTTTGGAGCAAGAGATGAAAGCCAAAAATGTGGAAATGCGTGCGAAAGTAGTGGAAGCAGAAGCAGAGGTGCCAAAGGCTTTAGCAGAAGCTTTCAGAAGTGGTCAATTGGGGGTAATGGACTATTACCGCATGGAAAATATTAAATCAGATACTTCCATGAGAGATTCCATCGCCAAATCAGATACTGACTCAAAAGATTCTGGAAAAGGGAAATCTGATAAATAGAATTCCCTATAAAGTAAAAGCCCCAATGAATTTTTTTCATTGGGGCTTTTTGCTTTTTTGGAACACTACTTTTTGCTTTTTTTCTTCCCACTTGTTTCCGGCTCAATGACCAACACTGGTTCATAGAGGTTTTTAGTCAAGATTTTTCCGCTTCCGGAATCAATCAATACATCTTCAAAAGCCAATGGGAGGAGAACCTCTCCTGAGTCTGATAGCAGTCCAGTTTTTCCATCTTTTTGAACCACGATTAAGTCCCTTTGAGCACGATGTACACGATCAAATTCAATTGGGATTAATTCTTTGCCAGCTGGATCCAGAATACCTGATTTATTTGCTTTTTCTACAATGAAATATCCGTCATTGGTTCGAAGAACCTGATCGAAGGCTTCTTGATTGACTACCTCACCAAGAGCATTCAAGAGATAGAATTGATCCTTGGATCTAGCAATGGAAAAACCTTTCTTGAATGGCTTTATTTCATCCCAAGATGTATTTCCTAAAACTTCTCCGTTTGCTTTTATGATCCCCCATTTTCCTCCTTTCTTAAATCCTGCCAAGGATTCTGAAAATAGGGTCAAGTCTTCATATTGCGGTTGAATGATCCATTCCCCCATAGAGTTCACAAAGCCAACAGAACCTTCTTTCAAAGCTGGAAAAAGTCCGTTCGATCCCATTTGTATTCTTTCTAATGGAGCATTGGGTCGAACTAGCCATCCTCCTTTGCCTAGCAAACCTAAATTGCCATCTCTGAATCTAATATTGTAGAGGTCCTCGCCAATTCTTGTTACTTCTTCCATACCCACGGCATCCAACAGAATTCCGCCCTCTTTCATGACCCTGCGAAGCTTCCCATGGATGTATTCGAGCATCAATCCATCTTCTAAAGTGATTCTATGATAGGAGTTATACCGAACATTGGCTTTCATGTCATTACCTTCAATCAATAAAAATTGATTGTCCTCAAAACCAAAATAGAAATTCCCTTTGTTGTGCTTCAGTTCATCAATTACCGGGTCAAGTACATAATCGCCTTCCCGGTTGATTAATCCATATCCTGTATCTTCTTTTGCCAGAAGGAAGTCCCCTTCGGATTCTT is a genomic window containing:
- the floA gene encoding flotillin-like protein FloA (flotillin-like protein involved in membrane lipid rafts); the protein is MDPNSSLFILVAAVAGIILLFIFLYFVPVNLWITAQFSNVRVGLLELVGMRIRKVPPSVVVNSLITATKAGLELTTNDLETHFLAGGNVPNVIRALISADKANINLSFKQATAIDLAGRDVFEAVQISVNPKVINTPNVAAVAADGIQLIAKARVTVRANIAQLVGGAGEETILARVGEGIVTSIGSASNHKSVLENPDKISKLVLERGLDAGTAFEILSIDIADIDVGTNIGAKLQIDQASADLKVAEAKAEERRAMAVALEQEMKAKNVEMRAKVVEAEAEVPKALAEAFRSGQLGVMDYYRMENIKSDTSMRDSIAKSDTDSKDSGKGKSDK
- a CDS encoding WG repeat-containing protein, with translation MKAIKFVIVLFIITICSRQSTFSQTWEVYDDEYRLQKRLLYDQVELLSETVRIGKKDSVLSLLSADLTPAVSLQGTEVYQYLEPWILVKGPNGIGAFHEYGQQVLPLEYDEIQTYFNLLLARKGNKYWVFERGNGKTTPLGRLDQAFFTKTGMLVTQIGDEYFIPLSNAGQKSFQLLEESEGDFLLAKEDTGYGLINREGDYVLDPVIDELKHNKGNFYFGFEDNQFLLIEGNDMKANVRYNSYHRITLEDGLMLEYIHGKLRRVMKEGGILLDAVGMEEVTRIGEDLYNIRFRDGNLGLLGKGGWLVRPNAPLERIQMGSNGLFPALKEGSVGFVNSMGEWIIQPQYEDLTLFSESLAGFKKGGKWGIIKANGEVLGNTSWDEIKPFKKGFSIARSKDQFYLLNALGEVVNQEAFDQVLRTNDGYFIVEKANKSGILDPAGKELIPIEFDRVHRAQRDLIVVQKDGKTGLLSDSGEVLLPLAFEDVLIDSGSGKILTKNLYEPVLVIEPETSGKKKSKK